In Leopardus geoffroyi isolate Oge1 chromosome D1, O.geoffroyi_Oge1_pat1.0, whole genome shotgun sequence, the genomic stretch ccactttctctgccctcttccgGGCCTCCCTATTTTGACCCGTATCCTAAATGTGGTGGTTTCACAGGTCTCTCTCCTAAATCTTTTCTGTGCAAAAAATAGGTCTGACCTGACTTCCAAGGGCCCTTACTGGGAGTCCCTCAGGCCAACCTGCCGATGAGCACCTCTTCCGGGCATAGGCCATTTCTTCCTATGgctttaaccccccccccccccccgccctcccccccatgACCTCTCTTACTCTGCAGCTCAGAGCTCTGCCTGGAAGTCCACATCAGGAGGGCCGTCTATCCGCAGGTCTTTTCAGGCTGTCTCCCCCCTACAGGCCCCTCAAAAGCCAGACCGACCTTTTTCCAATCTGTTTCCCTCCTGCGTTCCTATCACAGTGAAGTCCCAACATTCACCCAGTTCTCATGCCACAAAACCTGAGCTTTCTCCCAGACTCATCTCTCCTCACATTTAGTTCTGCTGATTTGCCTCCTGAATATTTCTGGGATGTTTTGTCCTCTCCATCGCCACTGGCACTGTCCCAGTCCAGTCCTGCGtagctctgtctctcccattgATACAGTGTTCTTACTAATCTCCCTGCCTGCATCCTTTCCCCAGGGTCCATCCCACACAGAGCagcctgaataatttttttagtgcgtattataattactttttttgagaaggagggagtgcacgcgtgtgcaggggaggggcagagagagagagagagagcgagagagaatctgaagcaggcctcatgcTCAGCTTGTAGCCTGAGGCAAGGGTCAGTCTCATGACccccagatcgtgacctgagccgaaatcaagagttagatgcttaacagactgagccacccaggtaccccaatgcatacatatttaaaatgttaatcccCCGCCTAAAATGTTTACTGGCCTGTGGAAACACTCCGGTCAACTACCTTTGTTGCTTCTCTCCCTCACTTTATCACTTTCTCCACACACGTACCTTTCGAAAACATCGAGCTACTGTCACTGTTCCTGAAGCAGCTGGCCCCCAATGTCTTTCACCATGCTCTTCCCACTCCCTGAAATAGCTCTATTTGGCAAAGGCCTATACATCTTTCAAGGCCCCACAGATTATCACCTCTTTGAGAAAACCTCTTTTTGGGGAGTGGAGGTCCCTCAGACCATGCTCCTCCCCCGTTTGCTTCTTGTTTAACACAGCCTGTCTCCCCTGCTAGATTACAACCTGTTTGAGGACAGGATCAGACTCTTAGTCAAGTTTATTTCTGCACAGTTTTTGcacacaataaaagtttattgaacaaatgaatcCTTGTATGTGCCTTCCCCCGAGGCAGGAAACCGGTCCATGAGAGGGTAGGCTGATCGGTGAGGCAGGCACATTTGGACTCAGGGTTCCCAAGAGCTGGGAGCGATGTTCAGTGAGCCAAGACTCTCGAGTATGAACTAAGCTAGGAAAGATGGAAACGAGATCCTGTTGGGTTCCGTCGGGTGGTGGACACGAGAGTCGACGGCCCATGCCGGAGTCTTGGTTCCTGAGAAGGAGCCGAGAGGCCTAGGCTAGGGCTTGAGGAGGTTTGGAAGTGGGAGGTACAAAGCGCCTAGTTTGGGGGTGACTGTCGGGGAAGGTGGTGGCGCTGGGacccaggaggcagagaagggtctccctctctctttctgtctattCTGCGGTCAAGTCCCGCCCCTTTCCGGGGAGGCTTCCTGGATTGGCTGTCCTTCCTTAACGTCACACGGCCCCGCCCCGGCGCGCGCCCCGCCGCGTGCCCACCCCTGGGCGGCTGGTGCAGCCTACGCTTGCCCGACCACAGCCTGCTGCCCGCGGAGCCGGAGCCCAAGCCCCAGCGCGCCGGGCTGGACGTGGGGCTCCTGGGCCGCGGCGGCGGGCCGGCGATGCTCCAGAGGCCTGAGCAGCCATGGAGGCCGAGGCGGGCGGCCTGGAGGAGCTGACGGACGAGGAGATGGCGGCGCTGGGCAAAGAGGAGCTGGTGCGGCGCCTGCGACGGGAGGAGGCGGCGCGCCTGGCGGCTCTGGTGCAGCGCGGCCGCCTCATGCAGGAGGTGAATCGGCAGTTGCAGGGTCACCTGGGCGAGATCCGCGAGCTGAAGCAGCTTAACCGGCGCTTACAGGCCGAAAACCGCGAGCTGCGCGACCTCTGCTGCTTCCTGGACTCGGAGCGCCAGCGCGGGCGGCGTGCCGCGCGCCAGTGGCAGCTCTTCGGGACCCAAGCATCCCGAGCGGTGCGCGAGGACTTGGGCGGTTGTTGGCAGAAGCTGGCCGAGCTGGAGGGCCGCCAGGAGGAGCTGCTGCGGGAGAACCTGGCGCTTAAGGAGCTCTGCCTGGCTCTGGGCGAGGAGTGGGGCCCCCGGGGCGGCCCCGGCGGCGCGGGGGGCTCAAGCGCCGGGCCCACACCCGAGCTCGCTTTGCCCCCCTGCGGGCCCCGCGACCTGGGCGATGGAAGCTCCAGCACGGGCAGCGTGGGTAGTCCCGACCAATTGCCCCTGGCCTGCTCCCCAGATGACTGAGGGCTCAGCTTCCTTCTTGTCGACGCCCGACCAGATTGCTTCCCAAAGCGCAGGGACTGCGGTGGACCTCGGGACCTAGACGCCGTCCCCCCTCGCACGACGGGCCGCTGGCATGGATTTGGAAACTCTGGCACTGAGGAGGGCCCCTTGCTCTCGCTGGTGTGGCGGCAGGGGAACTGGATGCTGGAGAGAAGGGACTTGccggggacggggtgggggctAATAAACTGGAACGGAAGCAGAGCCCTTGGCCTGGGCAGCGTCTCTTTGGGACTCGCCGTGGTGGGGACGAGGGCGGGGACGTTGAGACGGGGTACCATTCCCATCCGGAGGGGCTGCAGAACTAACGTGGCCGACCCTCGCTACCTCAAGCCTGGGACGGGATGTGGGACCGTGGTAAACCACTGGCTCCCCCCATCAGGCCTCGGAACAGGCCGTATTCTGGCCCCTGAAGTGGGTCCAGCTCCCTTCCCGGCTCCTTCCTGTCCAAGACAATGGGGCAGGAAGCAGGTGTTGGGGGCCTAGAACCCACTCAGCGACCTCCCCTGAGGCTGGAAGGGGCATAAGAGCGCCCTCCTGTGGCACACGCAGGAGCGCTGTGGGCCCGCATCCGGAGGAAGATGATAATCCTTTGGCTTGCACCCAACAGCAGCACTCTGTTCCTCCTCTCAATGCCggagatgaggcagagcagaTGTAACCTCTTTTGTCAGGTAAGACAATTGAGGTCTAGAAATATCAAATAGTTTGTCCAAAGTCATGCAGTAAGTCCGTGGAGCTGAGACTGGAGCCTAGGGCTTCTGATTTCAAATATTCTCCCTTTAGCCTCTGGGTTCAATGAGACCAGGCCAGAGCTTCAagccttttattccattttggcAGGTTTGTATAAAAATACTCTCTGTAGGAAAATAAATAGCAGCTGCCTTCGTTGTGGAGGCTTGGATTCCCTGGAGCTAAAGTCTTCTCAGAGCTGGGGGCTGCAGGTCAGCTCATCACAGAAGCCTCTGACACCCTCCTGCCATTCAGGAGGGGCCAGCAGAATGCCCTGGTTCAATCACTTGGTGCTGCTGGCAGTGTGGGGCTAGGTGAGTTAGTGTTCTAGGCTGGTAGAGTATCACCTGTCAGAGTAGGATTGGGTGGATCACAGGAAGAGGGTGATGAAGACTGTAGGTGTGGTCTGGAGGGAGTTAGGGCTCTAGAGGACCTCTAGGGAGTCACAAAGTCCTTTTGGGCTGCCAGGAGTTCTCGCGAACAAATAGGAAATCTTTTGTCTCTGATTTAGTGCAAAGTGCTAGAGAAGCCAGCTCTAGAAAAACCGTGGGCAGCGTTGGTGGCCCCAAGCTGTCTCTACTAGGAAGCAAAATATGCTCAGTCTCATCTGGAGGCATGGAGAAGAACCTGCTGGGCTTGGGCATGGGATATGGTCCAGACCAGCTGGACCAGTGGGTGGGAAGGCACTGGCTAGGGTGGCACCCGTGGGTAGGGATGCTAGTTTGCCTCATAAGGCAAGGAGGGTGGGAGAGCCCAGAGGGTCAGAGGATGGGTCCCCGCTGCTGCTGCTACTCCTGCGATGGGCTGAGGCACAGGGCTCAGGGGTGCTGGGGTAGGTGAAGACAGGGCTAGGGGTGAAAGGAGTCAGGGAGGGTGTGGTCATGAGCGTGGGGGTGTGCAATGCTTCAGGTTCAAGCACAGGCCCCGAGGAAAGAGAGATACATGGTACAGGGCGGGAGGGGGCTGGTGGTGGGCTGCTGGTGCCGCTGGTACCGCCTGTGTCGCCAGTGTCCCTCTCCGTGGCCCCCTCCGGGATTTTGCAGATGGGACGGTGGGCTTCGAGCACCAGCTCCAGACGCTCCTTCTGCTTCTGCAGCTCCTCAATCTCTCGCTGCAGACCAGATTTCTCGTCCTCCAGTTTGTCAGTCTCCTGTAGAGGGTTGGAAGAGGAGTTAGAAGAGGAGGGCGGAATACCGCGTAGCCTCGGGGAGGTGGTGAtaacgcggggggggggggggggggaggcggtaACGGGGCTGGGTCTCCAGCGAGTCTGGACTACAACTCCCATGAGGCCTTGGGAGAAATCCGGCACGACTCCCATCAGGCCCGGGAGCATTTTAGGAGATCGTTGGCCGAAGCTTTAACTCTTCTGCTCTGCTGGAGTGAGACGCGCTGTAACTAATATTTAATCGCTTTTTCGTCATTGTTGTTTCCGAAGGGCTGCACCTCCGACGgggtgctgggggggtgggggggaggaaacTTCATACACCGGCGCTCCCTGGGGCCGGACAGCCTCGGGGGAGCCGCGCCCCTCTGAGGTTCGGTGGGCCCGGGCCTCGACACCCTCCGCACCAGCCAGTGCTCACCGCTTGCAGGAAGTCGGTCAGTTCCTTCCTCCGGTTCCTGCACTTGGCCGCGGCCAGCTTATTCCTCTCGCGCCTCACTCGACGGcgctcctcctcctccgggctgatctggggtgggggtggggtcggggATGGGGTAAAAGGATCAGTGAGGTAGACCCTGGGCCACTGGTTTGCCCGGCACTCGCCTCTTGAGGTGGCCCAGTGCTGGGACCCTAGCGGAGGACATAGCAGCGTGGGGCGCGCCCAGGCTGCGCTTCAGGGACCACTGCAGGGCGACCCGTTCCCCGCATTCACGCTTTAGTAAATTTGAATTAATCACACTTCCTCCTCGCACCCAGCTTTTGCCCCCTCTGATTACCCTCTCAGAATGCTCCctccacacacgcacacacgccaCAAACCTTCAacctcctcccccatctctcagGACTCCACTGAGATACCCccgcctccaggaagccttctctcaTTCCCTGGCCAGAAGTGGCCTTTCTTCCTCTGAGCCCCTGGGACCCAGCCTCTCTTTTTCGAAAGACCCTCATCCTTTTCAGTCTCTTGATAACCAAGCGTGCTCTTCCCCAGGGGCTGTAAGCACTAGGAGGGGTTAATGAGTGTTGCCGCTGAGTAAATTATTTATTGGGAGCCTATTACATACAAGCTAAGAGCTTCACACAGATTCTGAACCCAACTTTCCATGTAAGGAACTAAAGCCCGGAGACGATGAATAACTCGTTTATGGTCCCAGAGCTGAAATGAAAATCCACTCACTTTATTCAACATAAAGTTGAGAGGCCCACAGATGAAGACCACCTCCCCCAAAAGGGGAGCTTACAGCCCCAGTCTAGGGGGACTCAGGAACAAGGAGCCACCCTCAGGACGGGACTGAAGGAGGGAAGTCCAGCAGCCTGCCTCTGGGGCCCAGCACGGTCTTCTTCTCCAGTTGGTCACAAAGGGCAACCATGCTGTTTCTGGGAAAACCACCCCTGTCTAATTGCACATCTTTCCCAAGATCCTGACCACTCTCCTTATCTTCTACCCTGCTGTCAGGGCAAGCTCTTTAATGGGCCACTCCCTTCAAAGACCCTctgtctctggggcgcctgggtgactcattcggttaaggcgtccagctttggcccaggtcaggatctcacagttcatgagttcgagccctccatccggatctctgctgtcagcacagagcctgcttgggatcctctctttccccacccctctctctgctccttacccactcattctctcacaaataataaacaaacaaagaaacaaacaaacaaataaccctctcttatttattttggtaaagaCTTTCTTAGCAGTGTAAAGGCAGGAACCCTGGTTGGGGAGCCGAGAGTTCCCAGCTCACTCTGCTTCGAGCCTCTGTTCGCTCTGGATGAGACGGTGTGGCTTGATGGTTAGGATCTGACTTTAGAATTGAAAAGACCTGTCTCATTACTCACTACTTGTGGGATTTGGGGCAAGTGACTACCTCTGTTGTGCCTTCATTTCCCCAGTGATAAATTGGAGAAAACCAGAGTGCATTCCCCAGAGGctttttgtaaggattaaataggATGGGGAACCTGAAACCCAGAGAGTAGCTGCAGAGAACcctctccttccattctctccCCAGCTACACTGACTCATTAGCTCAGCCTCTCCATATACGTCAGCAGGTGGAGCCCCTCTACCGTCCACACACCTTTCCACACGTACCCCTTACACATTCTCACCTCTACCTCCATTCttgctcctcccttcctctctcccggGAATGTCTTCTTCTTCATCTCGATCCATGCAAATTCTACCCATCCTTCTACACTACTGTACCTCCAGTTCCAGAAAGCTTTCCCTGATCTAGGGGTGacctctgccctctgctggatCACCCCAGGGCCTCCTATCACTTTCTGCCTTGGCCAATAGTCACCAGCGGCCCTACCCACCTGCCTAAGCCTGTGTTCTTTTAAGGAAGAACTTGTCCTCTGCACCTCAGCACCCCGGTAGGCATCAGAACCAGCACCACAGTGCCTCTGCTACTTACCTGTTCACAGGGCCTGCGACGGACCCCTGGAGGTGGCCCTAGGGCCCTGATGACTCCtggccggggctggggggggctGTACTGGGGGTAGGCCAAGGGCCTGGGATAGCTGCTGCTGGGTCCCAGGAAGTGAGGCTGTACCATCCACTGTAGTTCCTGGCTGCCACTCACAGCATTGATGCTTGGCACGAGGTGGAACTTCTGAGGGGTGAGAAACGGAGGGGCCAAGGATGAGGTCTCTGTGGATTGGGGGGCTTCCGCTGGACAGAAACCACACTGCCA encodes the following:
- the CCDC85B gene encoding coiled-coil domain-containing protein 85B; this translates as MEAEAGGLEELTDEEMAALGKEELVRRLRREEAARLAALVQRGRLMQEVNRQLQGHLGEIRELKQLNRRLQAENRELRDLCCFLDSERQRGRRAARQWQLFGTQASRAVREDLGGCWQKLAELEGRQEELLRENLALKELCLALGEEWGPRGGPGGAGGSSAGPTPELALPPCGPRDLGDGSSSTGSVGSPDQLPLACSPDD
- the FOSL1 gene encoding fos-related antigen 1 isoform X2 — its product is MFRDFGEPGPSSGAGGAYGGPAQPPTSGQQKFHLVPSINAVSGSQELQWMVQPHFLGPSSSYPRPLAYPQYSPPQPRPGVIRALGPPPGVRRRPCEQISPEEEERRRVRRERNKLAAAKCRNRRKELTDFLQAETDKLEDEKSGLQREIEELQKQKERLELVLEAHRPICKIPEGATERDTGDTGGTSGTSSPPPAPSRPVPCISLSSGPVLEPEALHTPTLMTTPSLTPFTPSPVFTYPSTPEPCASAHRRSSSSSGDPSSDPLGSPTLLAL
- the FOSL1 gene encoding fos-related antigen 1 isoform X3, with the translated sequence MFRDFGEPGPSSGAGGAYGGPAQPPTSGQQISPEEEERRRVRRERNKLAAAKCRNRRKELTDFLQAETDKLEDEKSGLQREIEELQKQKERLELVLEAHRPICKIPEGATERDTGDTGGTSGTSSPPPAPSRPVPCISLSSGPVLEPEALHTPTLMTTPSLTPFTPSPVFTYPSTPEPCASAHRRSSSSSGDPSSDPLGSPTLLAL
- the FOSL1 gene encoding fos-related antigen 1 isoform X1, producing the protein MRPAPSHTAHEQGFTAKLVSLTAHLCSFWALRTGSCIEGRWQCGFCPAEAPQSTETSSLAPPFLTPQKFHLVPSINAVSGSQELQWMVQPHFLGPSSSYPRPLAYPQYSPPQPRPGVIRALGPPPGVRRRPCEQISPEEEERRRVRRERNKLAAAKCRNRRKELTDFLQAETDKLEDEKSGLQREIEELQKQKERLELVLEAHRPICKIPEGATERDTGDTGGTSGTSSPPPAPSRPVPCISLSSGPVLEPEALHTPTLMTTPSLTPFTPSPVFTYPSTPEPCASAHRRSSSSSGDPSSDPLGSPTLLAL